A region from the Parabacteroides sp. FAFU027 genome encodes:
- a CDS encoding glycosyltransferase, whose amino-acid sequence MSHHRQVFQADSPKRARRFAAILWSALAVVFLSVVIILYSVLKNSQTEFPKAFDRFSYLQHLVKAEDSPLLSKKDKATRKAIKRKPALGYLNRSQFYKKRINKNQIRAAFYVNWDKQSFYSLKEHITQFNMVFPEWFFLSPTKDTIQTRIDNKALLVMRYYKTDIVPILSNFVNGQFNGERVHRIITNPAKRKALITEIVTKLKRYGFKGVNIDFEDLTETTDEYLIAFQRELYTELHKNKMIVTQDIIPGNMDYNLTELKKYNDYLLLMAYDQNSMMTQPGPIAEQNWIEGVLDSYGKDLPAEKTILCLAAYGYDWAKGRQGRPVTYQGAINKAQAAEAKVRFDSINYNLSFEYTDNQNEPHKVFFTDAISNFNAMRLAVEYGLAGTSLWRLGSEDPRIWHFYNKNLSYQELEGKPFDYSRLNTIKPTQNINYVGDGDILDVVSEPHPGIVKLNLNDDYAVFDKEEYVTLPSSYVVRRIGIADKKLVLSFDDGPSNEYTPKILEILQREHVPATFFMQGENIEVNLPIVERIYKAGYEIGNHTFSHPNIAEISNEKTDLELNATRRLLECITKRSTILFRPPYDADVEPRDYHELLPVIRAKKENYITVAESIDTRDWEKGVSADSIFERVRRQIQNGNIILMHDAGGNRKATIEALPRIIKYFKAQGYTFTTVADLIHQDKDFVMPKLDADDLFLSRSDWYIANGIFLFIQVIFALFIVATILSVLRLILLAVLAYIKKRKEKKYHENLPTTAEFCPKVSIIVPAYNEEVNIVSSMNNLLKADYPDFEIVFVNDGSKDNTFEVAKAAFEGNPKVRLYDKPNGGKASALNFGIDHANGEIMVCIDADTQLCSDAVSYLIPHFIDEDVAAVAGNVKVGNEVNLLTRWQSIEYITSQNFDRRAFDLLNSITVVPGANGAFRKTALEEVGLYTTDTLAEDCDLTIRLLREGYRVVNDPKAKAYTEAPESVNMFLRQRFRWNYGIMQCFWKHKDVLFKTKYQWLGWAALPNLLFFQLLLPIIAPLADLITIIGIFMGNAENVLWYYLLFLSVEMLSAAVAFSFEGENKKRLVWLIPQRFYYRQIMYYVAIKSLNKAIRGGVMSWGVLKRTGNVKMKQA is encoded by the coding sequence ATGAGTCATCATCGTCAGGTTTTTCAAGCAGATTCGCCTAAACGTGCCAGACGTTTTGCGGCGATTTTATGGTCTGCATTAGCAGTCGTGTTTTTATCGGTGGTTATTATTCTTTATTCGGTATTGAAGAATTCACAGACGGAGTTTCCCAAAGCTTTTGACAGGTTTTCATATCTTCAGCATTTAGTAAAAGCCGAAGATTCGCCGCTGTTAAGTAAGAAGGATAAAGCGACCCGTAAAGCGATTAAGCGAAAGCCCGCGCTCGGGTATCTGAACCGTTCTCAGTTTTACAAAAAGCGTATCAACAAGAACCAGATTCGTGCAGCTTTCTATGTAAACTGGGATAAACAATCTTTCTACTCGCTGAAAGAGCATATTACGCAGTTTAATATGGTTTTCCCAGAGTGGTTCTTCCTTAGTCCGACCAAAGATACCATTCAGACCAGGATTGATAATAAGGCATTATTGGTGATGCGTTACTACAAAACCGATATTGTTCCTATTCTTTCCAACTTTGTTAACGGTCAGTTTAATGGAGAGCGCGTACACCGCATCATTACCAATCCTGCCAAAAGGAAAGCTCTGATTACCGAAATCGTAACGAAGCTCAAACGTTATGGCTTCAAAGGAGTGAATATTGACTTTGAGGACCTGACCGAAACTACAGACGAATATCTGATTGCTTTCCAACGCGAGCTTTACACGGAGCTCCATAAGAACAAGATGATTGTTACTCAGGATATCATTCCGGGCAACATGGACTACAACTTGACGGAGCTGAAAAAGTACAATGACTATCTGCTGCTCATGGCGTATGACCAGAATTCTATGATGACGCAGCCAGGTCCCATTGCTGAGCAAAACTGGATAGAAGGAGTCCTTGACTCATACGGTAAAGATCTCCCGGCTGAGAAAACCATTCTCTGTTTGGCAGCTTATGGATACGACTGGGCCAAAGGCCGTCAGGGACGTCCCGTTACCTATCAGGGAGCCATCAATAAAGCACAGGCCGCGGAGGCGAAGGTTCGGTTTGATTCCATCAATTATAACCTTAGCTTTGAATATACCGACAATCAGAATGAGCCTCACAAAGTTTTCTTTACTGATGCTATCTCCAACTTCAACGCGATGCGTCTTGCTGTGGAATATGGTCTGGCCGGTACTTCGTTATGGCGTCTTGGTTCGGAAGATCCACGCATCTGGCATTTCTATAATAAAAATCTTTCTTATCAGGAACTGGAAGGAAAACCCTTCGATTATAGCCGCCTGAACACGATTAAGCCTACTCAAAATATCAATTATGTTGGGGATGGTGATATTCTTGATGTGGTTTCCGAGCCTCATCCCGGAATCGTGAAGCTCAATCTGAATGATGATTATGCGGTATTTGACAAAGAGGAATATGTAACTCTTCCTTCTTCGTATGTGGTTCGCCGCATAGGTATTGCCGATAAGAAACTTGTCCTGTCATTCGACGACGGTCCAAGTAATGAATATACGCCTAAAATTCTCGAGATTCTGCAACGAGAACACGTTCCTGCCACATTCTTTATGCAGGGGGAGAATATAGAGGTGAATCTGCCTATTGTAGAGCGTATATACAAGGCCGGATATGAGATTGGTAACCACACATTCTCTCACCCGAACATTGCCGAGATCAGTAATGAAAAGACCGACCTGGAGCTGAATGCAACGCGTCGTTTGCTTGAGTGTATCACCAAACGCTCTACCATTCTGTTCCGTCCGCCTTATGATGCTGACGTGGAGCCACGTGATTATCATGAGCTTCTTCCTGTAATCCGTGCCAAAAAAGAGAACTACATCACCGTAGCCGAGTCTATCGACACCCGTGACTGGGAAAAAGGCGTTTCAGCCGATTCAATCTTCGAACGTGTGCGTCGTCAAATCCAAAACGGTAATATTATCCTGATGCACGACGCCGGTGGTAACCGTAAGGCAACCATCGAAGCATTGCCCCGGATTATCAAATACTTCAAAGCCCAGGGATATACATTCACGACTGTTGCTGACCTGATTCACCAGGATAAAGATTTCGTGATGCCGAAGCTGGATGCTGATGATTTGTTTCTGTCGCGTTCCGACTGGTACATTGCCAACGGTATTTTCCTCTTTATCCAGGTGATTTTCGCCCTGTTTATTGTGGCGACTATTCTCTCGGTTTTACGTTTGATTCTTTTAGCCGTTTTGGCCTATATCAAAAAACGCAAAGAGAAGAAGTATCACGAGAACCTGCCTACTACCGCTGAGTTCTGTCCGAAGGTAAGTATTATCGTTCCCGCATATAACGAAGAGGTGAATATTGTCAGTAGTATGAATAACCTGCTGAAAGCTGATTACCCAGACTTCGAAATCGTATTTGTAAATGACGGTTCGAAAGACAATACCTTTGAAGTGGCAAAAGCGGCATTTGAAGGAAATCCTAAAGTGCGCCTTTACGATAAACCGAACGGCGGTAAAGCATCTGCGCTTAACTTTGGTATCGATCATGCAAACGGTGAGATCATGGTCTGCATAGATGCCGATACCCAGCTTTGTTCCGATGCTGTCAGCTACCTGATTCCGCATTTCATCGACGAAGATGTGGCAGCTGTTGCCGGAAATGTGAAGGTCGGTAACGAGGTGAACCTGCTTACCCGCTGGCAGTCGATTGAGTATATCACCAGCCAGAACTTTGATCGTCGCGCTTTCGACTTACTAAACAGCATAACCGTGGTGCCGGGAGCTAACGGTGCATTCCGCAAGACTGCATTAGAAGAAGTTGGTTTGTACACGACCGATACCCTGGCCGAAGACTGTGACCTGACTATCCGTCTGCTTCGTGAAGGATACCGCGTGGTAAATGACCCGAAAGCCAAAGCCTATACCGAAGCACCGGAATCAGTAAATATGTTCCTGCGCCAGCGTTTCCGTTGGAACTACGGTATCATGCAATGTTTCTGGAAACATAAAGATGTCCTCTTTAAAACCAAATACCAGTGGCTCGGATGGGCGGCATTGCCAAACCTGCTCTTCTTCCAGTTATTGCTGCCGATTATTGCGCCGCTGGCCGACTTGATCACCATCATTGGTATATTCATGGGGAATGCCGAAAATGTGTTGTGGTACTATCTGCTCTTCCTATCGGTAGAGATGCTTTCGGCAGCAGTAGCCTTCTCATTCGAAGGAGAAAACAAAAAACGCCTTGTCTGGCTGATCCCCCAACGCTTCTATTACCGACAGATTATGTATTACGTGGCTATCAAGTCGCTTAATAAAGCTATCCGCGGTGGAGTGATGTCATGGGGCGTACTCAAACGTACAGGTAATGTGAAGATGAAACAAGCGTAA
- a CDS encoding efflux RND transporter permease subunit: MNKFIKNIIAFSLKNRAFTFFWVAILVISGVFAFRQMPIEAFPDVTNTQIIIITQWNGRSAEEVERFVTTPIEIAMNSVQHKTSVRSTTMFGLSVVKIIFEDNVEDFFARQQINNQLRNVELPDGAEPDVQPPYGPTGEIFRYVLKSDKRDTRDLLTLQTWVVDRQLRAIPGVADLNAFGGEQKIYEICVDPNRLSGYDITPIDVYDAVSKSNLNVGGDVIEKNGQAFVVRGVGLLKTKQDIENVIVSYVNGNPVLVKHLATVREGALPRVGQAGLNNNSDVVEGIVVMRKGENARDVLARVKDKVKELNTKILPSDVKIETFYDRDNLMDYTTHTVMHNVLEGIILVTVIVFLFMANWRTTVIVSIIVPLALLFAFLCLQLKGMSANLLSLGAVDFGIIIDGAVVMVEGLFVMLDHKREKLGVEKFNKLAKGSLIKKEGAELGKAIFFSKMIIIMALLPIFSFEKVEGKMFSPLAWTLGFALLGALIFTLTLVPVLSHVLLNKDVREKHNPFVNFWNNIIEKAFMFTFRHKRKSLSVALAILVLSLLSFKYLGSEFMPQLNEGALWVEAKFPMSQSLSQTVKKVAVLRKELEKFPEVNGVLSQTGRSNDGTDPSGFYYVQMQVNLKPRDEWKRKITYDELVDEMDKKLEKYQGINYNYSQPIIDNVAEAVAGFNADNGVKIYGDDLDKLDDIANQVMAKMSNVPGVKDLGIMRNLGQPEVSVVLDKEKMATYGVTASDAQAVLEMAFGGKTATEKYEGERKFDIRVRFEKEYRKDENDIANLKVPTLSGAKIPLKEICTIEKHTGPAFIYRDNTKRFVGVKFSVRDRDLGSTIKDAQNRVAKIKLPEGYSIGWAGEFENQVRASARLAQVVPISLVAIFVLLFIMFGNIKDAALVIANVPFALIGGILALHLTGINFGISAGVGFIALFGICIQNGVLLTSQFHKNIKSGLHIDTSIIEAVKVRTRPVVMTALMASIGLMPAAISTGIGSESQKPLAVVIIGGLVTATILTLLIFPIIFWIFNREKHEIIE, translated from the coding sequence ATGAACAAGTTTATTAAGAATATTATAGCTTTCTCGCTCAAAAACAGGGCATTCACCTTCTTCTGGGTGGCCATTCTGGTGATTTCCGGAGTGTTTGCCTTTCGGCAGATGCCTATTGAGGCATTTCCCGACGTAACCAATACGCAAATTATCATTATTACTCAATGGAACGGACGAAGCGCCGAGGAGGTCGAACGATTTGTGACTACCCCGATTGAGATTGCTATGAACTCAGTCCAACACAAAACCAGTGTACGTAGTACCACTATGTTTGGACTATCTGTAGTGAAAATCATATTTGAAGATAATGTAGAAGACTTTTTTGCCCGGCAGCAAATTAATAACCAATTGCGGAACGTGGAGCTTCCTGATGGGGCTGAACCTGATGTTCAGCCTCCTTATGGACCGACAGGGGAGATTTTCCGATATGTACTGAAGAGTGATAAGCGCGATACTCGTGACCTGCTGACATTGCAAACCTGGGTTGTTGATCGTCAATTGCGTGCAATTCCGGGCGTTGCCGACCTGAATGCTTTTGGGGGAGAACAGAAAATTTACGAGATCTGTGTCGATCCCAATCGTCTGTCGGGTTACGACATTACCCCAATCGATGTATATGATGCTGTAAGCAAAAGCAACCTCAATGTGGGCGGCGATGTAATTGAGAAGAACGGTCAGGCCTTCGTGGTGCGTGGTGTAGGGCTGCTCAAGACAAAGCAGGATATTGAGAATGTAATTGTCTCCTACGTGAATGGAAATCCTGTTTTAGTAAAACATTTAGCCACAGTTCGTGAAGGCGCTTTGCCACGGGTCGGACAAGCCGGGTTGAATAACAACAGTGATGTCGTTGAAGGGATAGTCGTGATGCGAAAGGGCGAAAACGCACGAGATGTATTGGCTCGAGTGAAAGATAAAGTAAAAGAACTAAACACGAAGATTCTTCCTTCTGATGTGAAAATAGAGACCTTTTACGATCGCGACAATCTGATGGACTATACCACCCATACGGTGATGCATAATGTGTTGGAAGGTATTATCCTGGTTACGGTGATTGTCTTTCTCTTTATGGCCAACTGGCGAACGACGGTGATTGTGTCGATCATTGTTCCGTTGGCTTTACTTTTTGCCTTCCTCTGTCTGCAACTCAAGGGAATGAGTGCTAACCTCCTTTCATTAGGGGCTGTTGACTTTGGTATAATCATAGATGGGGCGGTCGTGATGGTCGAGGGGCTCTTTGTCATGCTCGACCATAAACGGGAGAAATTAGGTGTCGAAAAGTTCAATAAGCTGGCTAAAGGAAGCCTGATCAAGAAGGAAGGCGCCGAACTTGGAAAAGCGATCTTCTTTTCCAAGATGATCATTATCATGGCCTTGTTGCCGATTTTCTCCTTCGAGAAAGTGGAAGGTAAGATGTTTTCGCCACTGGCCTGGACACTCGGATTTGCATTGCTGGGAGCACTGATTTTCACGCTGACTCTGGTGCCGGTATTGTCCCATGTTTTACTAAATAAAGATGTAAGGGAAAAACATAATCCGTTTGTCAATTTCTGGAACAATATAATTGAAAAAGCCTTTATGTTTACCTTCCGTCACAAGCGGAAAAGCCTTTCGGTTGCTTTGGCCATATTAGTGCTTTCGTTGCTTTCCTTTAAATACCTTGGTTCAGAGTTTATGCCTCAGTTAAACGAAGGTGCACTTTGGGTGGAAGCGAAATTTCCGATGAGTCAAAGCCTTTCGCAGACTGTCAAAAAAGTCGCAGTATTACGCAAGGAACTGGAGAAGTTTCCTGAAGTAAATGGTGTGCTTTCGCAGACCGGACGGAGTAACGACGGTACCGACCCCAGTGGATTTTATTACGTGCAAATGCAGGTGAACCTAAAACCCCGCGATGAATGGAAGCGTAAGATTACTTACGATGAATTGGTGGACGAAATGGATAAGAAACTGGAGAAATATCAGGGTATTAATTACAACTATTCGCAACCGATTATCGATAACGTAGCCGAAGCTGTAGCTGGTTTTAACGCTGATAACGGAGTGAAAATATATGGTGATGACCTCGATAAACTGGATGATATCGCAAATCAGGTGATGGCCAAAATGTCGAATGTGCCTGGTGTGAAAGATCTGGGAATTATGCGGAATCTGGGACAACCCGAGGTGAGTGTAGTTCTTGATAAAGAAAAAATGGCAACTTACGGGGTCACGGCTTCCGATGCACAGGCCGTGCTTGAAATGGCATTCGGCGGAAAGACGGCTACCGAGAAATACGAAGGCGAACGTAAGTTTGACATTCGTGTACGCTTCGAAAAAGAGTACCGGAAAGATGAAAACGATATCGCTAATCTGAAAGTACCTACATTGAGTGGGGCTAAGATTCCGTTGAAAGAGATTTGTACGATTGAGAAACATACGGGTCCTGCATTTATTTATCGGGATAATACAAAACGCTTTGTCGGTGTGAAGTTTTCTGTCCGTGATAGAGATTTGGGAAGTACGATAAAGGATGCGCAAAATCGTGTTGCTAAAATCAAATTACCAGAAGGGTACAGCATCGGTTGGGCTGGAGAATTTGAAAACCAGGTACGAGCCTCCGCTCGATTAGCACAGGTAGTTCCCATCAGTTTAGTAGCCATCTTCGTGCTATTGTTTATCATGTTTGGTAATATCAAAGATGCTGCACTGGTGATTGCCAATGTGCCATTCGCCCTCATCGGAGGAATTTTGGCGCTGCATCTTACAGGGATTAACTTTGGTATCTCGGCAGGGGTAGGTTTCATTGCATTGTTTGGTATTTGTATTCAAAACGGGGTGTTACTAACCTCGCAATTCCACAAGAATATTAAGAGCGGATTGCATATTGATACCTCTATCATTGAAGCTGTCAAAGTACGTACCCGACCAGTGGTGATGACCGCACTGATGGCCTCCATCGGCTTGATGCCGGCTGCAATCTCTACCGGTATTGGGTCGGAGTCCCAAAAGCCGCTGGCTGTGGTGATTATCGGGGGATTGGTGACCGCTACCATTCTTACCCTGTTGATTTTCCCGATTATCTTCTGGATTTTCAATCGGGAAAAACATGAAATAATTGAATAA
- a CDS encoding efflux RND transporter periplasmic adaptor subunit, whose translation MKRILLICVTLSVILFSSCKKKAESGTEEKPKFVLSDVMLKTTTFANVETKPLKTEQEFYGKISADNDKLIEIYPVVGGNVIKVYVELGDFVKKGQLLATIRSTQVAGYEKDLSDALNDVVVAKNNLKATKELYEGKLNTERDVLTAKSELDKAQSQLSRIRETYKIYSLKPGAIYEVRSPISGFIIQKDINQDMLLRDDHTNNIFDIAEIDEVWAIANVSEPDIRDVVLGSDADITTLSYPDKAFHGKVDKIFNIIDPDTKAMKVRIRLKNPDFLLKPEMKATIKLSHEESERMLAVPSSAVIFDKSKNFVMVYKSRSDIETRKVEVFRQVGNVTYISSGVSAGEKVITTNQLQVYDALND comes from the coding sequence ATGAAACGTATTTTGTTGATATGTGTTACTTTATCGGTCATTCTATTCTCCTCTTGTAAAAAGAAAGCAGAATCTGGAACTGAAGAAAAACCAAAGTTTGTCCTGAGTGATGTCATGCTAAAGACGACAACTTTTGCGAATGTAGAGACTAAACCTCTCAAAACTGAACAGGAGTTTTACGGGAAAATTTCCGCAGATAACGATAAGCTCATTGAAATCTATCCTGTTGTTGGTGGAAACGTGATTAAAGTCTATGTTGAACTCGGGGATTTTGTGAAGAAAGGACAATTGCTGGCAACCATTCGAAGTACGCAGGTAGCCGGTTATGAGAAAGATCTAAGCGATGCGCTGAATGATGTGGTTGTTGCTAAAAACAATCTAAAGGCAACGAAAGAACTTTACGAAGGAAAACTGAATACCGAACGTGATGTCCTTACGGCCAAAAGCGAACTGGATAAAGCCCAATCACAATTGAGCCGTATTCGCGAGACCTATAAAATATATAGTCTCAAGCCGGGTGCTATTTACGAGGTCCGTTCTCCGATCAGCGGATTTATTATCCAGAAAGATATCAATCAGGACATGTTGTTGCGTGATGATCACACTAATAATATTTTCGACATTGCTGAAATCGACGAAGTATGGGCCATTGCCAACGTAAGCGAACCGGACATCCGCGATGTTGTCTTGGGATCAGATGCCGATATTACGACGCTTAGTTATCCCGATAAAGCTTTTCATGGAAAAGTGGATAAGATCTTTAATATCATTGACCCTGATACTAAAGCGATGAAAGTGCGCATTAGACTAAAAAATCCGGACTTCCTTTTGAAACCGGAGATGAAAGCAACCATCAAATTAAGCCATGAAGAGAGTGAACGAATGTTGGCCGTTCCTTCGTCAGCTGTAATTTTCGACAAGAGTAAAAACTTTGTAATGGTGTATAAGAGTCGTTCTGATATTGAAACCCGCAAGGTGGAAGTTTTTCGTCAGGTGGGAAATGTGACATATATTAGTTCAGGTGTAAGTGCAGGCGAAAAAGTAATTACGACTAATCAATTGCAGGTTTACGATGCGTTGAATGACTAA
- a CDS encoding TolC family protein, whose amino-acid sequence MKKFFAVLFSALSLSVFAQTGTNLTLSETENLFLKNNLSLLAAKFNVDAAHAAVIQAKLWENPNFQVGFNAYNPDRKKYFDIGPNGEKSFSIEQLIHLGGKKHDEIALARSNQQVAEYELSDLLRNLKLQLRQSYFEAYYDNLSYQALTRQMSSVDSLIESYNNQVEKGNLPEKDLVRLQGLYLNFKQEKSELYKSILEAQNDLAVLTGIQELVPQPTVQELAAYEKQDLPNLQSLTTTAIDNRSDFLSLSKQVDAAKWNLKWQKAQNVPDLSVGVSWDQQASAFNNSTSLSLGIPLPLWNRNQGNIKQAAAQVKIADANKAQQQQKIENEVILAYKKWKDALDNHKLLNQDKINKFREVENGVLRNFRHGNLSLIEFTDFMENYNQTLQQYHKFAKELVNSCEEINYITNSTQF is encoded by the coding sequence ATGAAGAAGTTTTTTGCTGTTTTATTCTCTGCTTTATCGCTTTCGGTATTCGCCCAGACGGGCACAAACCTCACCTTATCCGAAACCGAAAACCTGTTCCTCAAGAACAATCTCAGCCTTCTGGCTGCAAAGTTTAATGTCGATGCGGCTCATGCCGCGGTCATTCAGGCTAAATTATGGGAAAATCCCAATTTTCAGGTTGGCTTTAATGCCTATAATCCCGACCGGAAGAAGTATTTCGACATTGGCCCGAACGGTGAAAAATCGTTTTCTATCGAACAACTGATTCATTTGGGGGGTAAGAAGCACGATGAAATCGCGCTGGCCCGTTCCAATCAGCAGGTGGCCGAATACGAACTTTCCGACCTGCTGCGCAATCTCAAGCTGCAACTCCGTCAAAGCTACTTTGAAGCATACTACGATAACCTTTCCTATCAGGCGCTCACCCGCCAGATGAGTAGCGTTGATTCCTTAATTGAATCTTATAATAATCAGGTGGAAAAAGGCAATTTGCCGGAGAAGGATCTGGTGCGTCTGCAAGGTCTCTATCTGAACTTTAAACAGGAAAAATCGGAGCTGTATAAAAGCATTTTGGAAGCTCAGAATGATTTGGCAGTATTGACAGGTATTCAGGAACTTGTACCACAACCGACTGTGCAGGAACTGGCTGCTTATGAAAAACAAGACTTGCCCAACCTTCAATCCTTAACCACTACTGCAATAGATAACCGTTCGGATTTTCTCTCGTTATCCAAACAGGTAGATGCTGCCAAATGGAATCTGAAATGGCAGAAAGCGCAAAATGTGCCTGACCTCTCTGTCGGAGTCTCCTGGGACCAACAGGCTTCTGCATTTAATAACTCTACTTCTTTAAGCCTCGGAATTCCACTTCCTCTATGGAATCGCAACCAGGGAAACATTAAACAGGCTGCGGCTCAGGTCAAAATAGCCGACGCCAATAAAGCCCAACAACAGCAAAAGATTGAAAATGAAGTGATTCTTGCCTATAAGAAATGGAAAGATGCGCTGGATAACCACAAACTACTGAATCAGGATAAGATCAATAAGTTCAGGGAAGTGGAAAATGGCGTTTTAAGAAACTTCCGCCACGGAAACCTCTCCCTGATCGAGTTTACCGACTTTATGGAAAACTACAACCAGACGCTCCAGCAATACCATAAGTTTGCGAAGGAGCTTGTCAACTCCTGCGAAGAAATAAATTATATTACCAATTCAACCCAGTTTTAA
- a CDS encoding polysaccharide deacetylase family protein, producing MIKPRILAVSFLLILFTLTSNGAKSSICFTFDDLPVDTHSDKSVSFQRSVITGLVHTCKQYHIPAIGFVNEGKMYRKDKRMDSVQVALLQSWLKAKLELGNHTFSHPDYNKTSCVNFGEDILNGEKITRPLMKKHHKKLQYFRHPFLSIGDSQAKYDSLEQFLAAHKYIVAPITIENDDWIFDDAYDSAFVKKDSVLMRQIGQSYIEFTEKQIKYNEMLSVKVFRRNICQILLLHSNAINRDYLPQLAQMCKRNNYKFVSIEKSLRDKAYLSKITNFGDWGASWLIRWAMSMDIKGNLYAGLPVAPVFVLKLAGMPLDYR from the coding sequence ATGATAAAGCCAAGAATATTAGCCGTTTCCTTTTTGCTAATCCTGTTTACCCTTACGTCAAATGGCGCAAAAAGCAGCATTTGTTTTACATTTGATGATCTGCCGGTTGACACACACAGTGATAAAAGCGTGAGTTTTCAGCGGAGTGTAATTACAGGTCTGGTGCATACCTGTAAGCAATATCATATTCCCGCTATTGGCTTTGTCAACGAAGGGAAAATGTACCGGAAGGATAAACGGATGGATTCAGTACAGGTCGCATTACTTCAATCCTGGCTGAAAGCGAAACTGGAACTGGGAAACCATACTTTTTCTCACCCGGATTATAATAAAACTTCCTGTGTGAATTTCGGCGAAGATATTCTGAACGGAGAAAAGATAACCCGCCCGTTGATGAAGAAACATCATAAGAAATTGCAATATTTCCGCCATCCTTTCCTGAGTATTGGCGATTCACAGGCCAAGTACGATTCGCTGGAACAGTTTTTGGCGGCTCATAAATATATTGTGGCCCCCATTACCATCGAAAATGATGACTGGATTTTCGATGATGCTTATGATAGCGCTTTTGTAAAAAAAGACAGCGTACTCATGCGTCAGATTGGCCAAAGCTATATTGAATTCACTGAAAAACAGATTAAGTATAATGAAATGCTTTCTGTTAAAGTTTTTCGGCGGAATATCTGCCAGATTTTGCTGTTGCATTCCAATGCCATAAACCGCGATTATCTTCCACAGTTAGCTCAGATGTGCAAACGCAATAACTATAAGTTTGTCTCCATTGAAAAGAGCCTCAGGGATAAAGCTTATCTTTCAAAGATTACCAACTTCGGAGACTGGGGGGCATCGTGGCTTATCCGGTGGGCGATGTCAATGGATATCAAAGGCAATCTTTATGCTGGTTTGCCTGTGGCTCCTGTTTTCGTATTGAAACTGGCCGGTATGCCGCTTGATTACAGATAA
- a CDS encoding family 16 glycosylhydrolase, whose protein sequence is MKNSLLYFKAGSLLLGLCISSQIFAGNNSTPKSKTKWKLVWSDEFNKPGKPDSRNWNFEHGFARNEEYQWYQADNAFCENGLLIIEGRKEEIKNPNYIPGSNNWKTNREFAHYSAASMVSEGLREFQYGRFEIRARIDTSMGLWPAIWTLGIKGEWPSNGEIDLMESYPINGEHCILANVASGTTRRYNAKWHSQKTLLKHFLEKDPQWPSKFHIWRMDWDENTIKLYLDNELLNETKQSDTVNPDGSYPFRQPQYILLNLAIGGQNGGDPSKTKFPNRYEVDYVRVYQKK, encoded by the coding sequence ATGAAAAACAGTCTTTTATACTTCAAAGCAGGAAGTCTTCTTTTGGGGCTTTGCATTTCCAGCCAGATATTCGCCGGGAATAACAGCACACCCAAAAGCAAAACCAAATGGAAACTGGTATGGTCAGATGAGTTTAACAAACCGGGCAAACCCGATTCACGAAACTGGAATTTCGAACACGGATTTGCCCGAAACGAAGAGTATCAGTGGTATCAGGCCGATAATGCTTTTTGCGAAAATGGACTGTTGATCATTGAAGGAAGAAAAGAGGAGATCAAGAATCCTAATTATATCCCCGGCTCAAACAACTGGAAAACCAACCGTGAATTTGCCCATTACAGTGCTGCCAGTATGGTCAGTGAAGGCTTGCGGGAATTCCAGTACGGTCGTTTCGAGATTCGCGCCCGCATTGACACCTCGATGGGACTGTGGCCCGCGATCTGGACTCTGGGTATTAAGGGAGAATGGCCATCTAACGGCGAAATCGACCTGATGGAGTCTTATCCTATTAATGGAGAGCACTGCATCTTGGCCAACGTGGCTTCAGGGACAACCAGAAGATACAACGCAAAGTGGCATTCACAAAAAACTTTGTTGAAGCATTTCCTGGAAAAAGACCCTCAATGGCCGAGCAAGTTTCACATCTGGCGGATGGATTGGGACGAAAACACCATCAAGCTCTACCTCGACAATGAATTACTCAATGAAACTAAACAAAGTGACACGGTCAATCCCGACGGCTCCTACCCTTTCCGTCAACCACAATACATCCTGCTCAACCTGGCTATTGGCGGACAAAACGGCGGTGACCCTTCGAAAACGAAATTCCCCAACCGTTACGAGGTGGATTATGTAAGGGTTTATCAAAAGAAATAG